A window of Aerococcus urinae contains these coding sequences:
- the clpB gene encoding ATP-dependent chaperone ClpB, producing the protein MNNMEMTRSLQEALANAQQIAMTRHHQEISIPHLFKALVQPGQFAYNFYHQMNIPMDELDKELDRELDSIAVVNGSNVQYGQSISRSLAELLQTAQEEAKEFQDEYLSTEIVLLSLFKLNYLDLTKWLKSYTSYDQVKDKIKDLRKGDRVTSQNAEENYDSLEKYGSDLTAIAREGKMDPIIGRDDEIRDVIRILSRKTKNNPVLIGEPGVGKTAIVEGLAQRIVKGDVPSNLRDKTIFSLDMGSLLAGAKYRGEFEERLKAVLNEIKKSDGEIILFIDEIHTIVGAGKAEGAMDAGNLLKPMLARGELHCIGATTLDEYREYMETDKALERRFQKVLVNEPTVEDTISILRGLRESFENHHHVKIHDQALVTAAELSDRYITDRYLPDKAIDLVDEASAEIRVEMNSMPTELDQQRRRQLQLEIEEEALKEEDDPASKERLEELQKELAEVREKTNQLTLEWEDEKASLSHIQDKRQEIDDAKRQLEIAQNNYDLEKAAQLQHGTLPKLAKELEDMEEKYETEASGKPSLVQESVTEDQIEEVVSRQTGIPVTKLAQNEREKLLDLADRLHVRVIGQDQAVNSVTDTVLRSRAGIQDPNRPLGSFLFLGPTGVGKTELAKALAEQIFDSEDNMIRIDMSEYMEKANVSRLVGASPGYIGYEEGGQLTEAVRRHPYSVVLLDEIEKAHSDVYNILLQILDDGRLTDGQGRTVDFKNTIIIMTSNIGSDILLEDAKDGNTSEISTEAQDKVKDRLYTYFKPEFLNRIDDIILFTPLSQDNMHGIVAKMLAGLNKRLKDQHIQLHFSDELIDWIAETAYEPEFGARPLRRFITNEVETPLARAIIAGDVAAGQEVEVDYDKDQDRASFEKIKEA; encoded by the coding sequence ATGAATAATATGGAAATGACAAGAAGTTTACAAGAAGCTCTTGCAAATGCCCAACAAATTGCGATGACAAGACATCATCAAGAAATCTCGATTCCGCATCTCTTCAAAGCATTAGTACAACCTGGACAATTTGCTTATAATTTTTATCATCAAATGAATATTCCTATGGATGAACTCGATAAGGAACTTGACCGTGAACTGGACAGTATCGCTGTTGTCAATGGCAGCAATGTGCAATACGGACAAAGTATTTCCCGTTCCCTAGCAGAATTATTGCAAACCGCCCAAGAAGAGGCCAAAGAATTCCAAGATGAATACTTGTCTACTGAAATTGTATTACTAAGTCTGTTTAAATTGAACTATCTTGACCTCACTAAGTGGTTAAAATCTTATACCAGTTATGACCAAGTCAAGGACAAAATCAAAGACCTGAGAAAGGGTGATCGCGTGACCTCACAAAACGCTGAAGAAAATTATGATTCCCTAGAGAAATACGGGAGCGATTTAACCGCGATTGCTAGAGAAGGGAAAATGGATCCCATTATTGGCCGTGACGATGAAATTCGTGACGTTATCCGGATCCTCTCTAGAAAAACCAAGAATAACCCTGTTCTGATTGGGGAACCGGGTGTTGGTAAAACCGCTATTGTCGAAGGTTTGGCCCAAAGAATCGTCAAGGGTGACGTGCCAAGTAACCTACGTGATAAGACTATCTTTTCTCTCGATATGGGGTCCTTATTAGCAGGGGCTAAGTATCGGGGAGAATTTGAAGAACGCTTGAAAGCTGTTCTTAATGAAATTAAGAAATCAGACGGAGAAATCATCCTCTTTATTGATGAAATCCACACCATAGTTGGTGCTGGTAAGGCAGAAGGGGCTATGGATGCTGGTAACCTCTTGAAACCCATGTTAGCCCGTGGTGAGTTGCACTGTATTGGGGCGACTACCTTAGATGAATACCGTGAATACATGGAAACAGATAAGGCTTTAGAGCGTCGTTTCCAAAAGGTTTTAGTTAATGAACCGACCGTTGAAGATACTATTTCAATCTTACGGGGCCTAAGAGAAAGTTTTGAAAACCACCACCACGTTAAAATCCATGACCAAGCTTTGGTGACGGCAGCTGAATTATCTGACCGTTACATCACTGACCGTTATCTTCCTGACAAGGCTATTGACTTAGTCGATGAGGCTAGCGCTGAGATTCGGGTGGAAATGAATTCCATGCCAACGGAACTTGACCAACAACGGCGCCGTCAATTGCAATTAGAAATTGAAGAAGAAGCCTTAAAAGAGGAAGATGACCCCGCTTCTAAGGAACGCTTAGAAGAATTGCAAAAAGAATTGGCTGAAGTCCGTGAAAAGACCAACCAATTGACCTTGGAATGGGAAGATGAAAAAGCCTCCCTCAGCCATATCCAAGACAAACGTCAAGAAATTGACGATGCTAAACGACAACTTGAAATCGCGCAAAATAATTATGACTTAGAAAAGGCTGCCCAACTGCAACATGGGACTCTACCTAAGTTGGCTAAAGAATTAGAAGATATGGAAGAAAAATACGAAACTGAAGCTAGTGGTAAACCAAGTTTAGTCCAAGAATCGGTCACCGAGGACCAAATTGAAGAAGTGGTTTCTCGCCAAACCGGTATCCCAGTGACTAAGTTAGCCCAAAATGAACGGGAAAAATTACTTGACCTGGCTGACCGCCTGCATGTACGGGTGATCGGGCAAGACCAAGCGGTTAATAGCGTAACGGATACGGTTCTCCGTTCTCGGGCAGGGATCCAAGATCCTAACCGGCCGCTAGGTTCCTTCCTCTTCTTAGGGCCAACTGGGGTAGGTAAGACTGAACTGGCTAAGGCTTTAGCTGAACAAATCTTTGACTCTGAAGATAACATGATCCGTATCGATATGAGTGAATACATGGAAAAAGCCAATGTGTCTCGTTTAGTTGGGGCTTCACCTGGCTATATAGGTTATGAAGAAGGGGGACAATTAACCGAAGCAGTCCGCCGTCATCCCTATTCCGTTGTCCTCTTGGATGAAATTGAAAAAGCCCATAGTGATGTTTATAACATCCTCCTCCAAATTCTTGACGATGGGCGTTTGACAGATGGTCAAGGCCGGACAGTGGACTTTAAGAATACCATTATTATCATGACCAGTAACATCGGTTCTGATATACTCCTAGAAGATGCCAAAGATGGGAATACTTCAGAAATATCTACTGAGGCTCAAGACAAGGTTAAAGACCGCCTCTATACTTATTTCAAACCTGAATTCCTTAACCGGATTGACGATATTATCCTCTTTACGCCATTGTCACAAGACAATATGCATGGGATTGTTGCCAAGATGCTGGCCGGACTCAATAAACGTCTCAAAGACCAACACATTCAATTACACTTCAGCGATGAATTAATTGATTGGATTGCTGAGACGGCTTATGAACCTGAATTTGGTGCTCGTCCACTCCGCCGCTTTATCACCAATGAAGTGGAAACGCCATTGGCTCGCGCTATAATCGCCGGAGATGTCGCCGCTGGCCAAGAGGTTGAAGTGGACTATGACAAGGACCAAGACCGGGCTAGCTTTGAAAAAATCAAAGAAGCCTAA
- the tgt gene encoding tRNA guanosine(34) transglycosylase Tgt: MPALTYELIKTEKHTGARLGRVTTPHGSFETPIFMPVGTLATVKGLSPEELKGLGAEIILSNTYHLWLRPGDDIVKEAGGLHQFMNWDRPILTDSGGFQVFSLTKIRRLEEEGVYFRSHLNGHRLFLSPEKAISIENNLGADIIMSLDECPPFDASYDYMKNSINRTTRWAERGLAAHQRPGDQALFGIIQGGGYKDLRLQHAQDLINLDFPGYSIGGLSVGESKEEMYAVLDYLTPVMPSHKPRYLMGVGSPDALIEGAIRGIDMFDCVLATRIARNGTCMTSRGRLVVKNATFKRDFRPLDEACSCYTCQNYSRAYIRHLIHTNEILGARLTSIHNLHFLTDLMANVRQAIREDNLLEFKADFFERYGLNKKNPKNF, from the coding sequence ATGCCAGCACTTACTTATGAATTAATCAAAACGGAAAAGCACACGGGTGCTCGCTTAGGGCGGGTGACCACGCCGCATGGGTCATTTGAAACACCTATTTTCATGCCAGTCGGAACCCTAGCCACAGTCAAGGGACTATCTCCTGAAGAGTTGAAGGGCCTGGGAGCAGAAATCATTCTTTCCAATACCTACCATTTGTGGTTACGCCCGGGAGATGATATCGTTAAAGAAGCTGGCGGTCTACACCAATTTATGAATTGGGACCGTCCTATCTTGACTGATTCTGGAGGTTTTCAGGTCTTCTCGCTAACTAAGATCCGCCGCCTGGAAGAGGAAGGGGTCTATTTTAGAAGCCACCTAAACGGCCACCGGCTTTTCTTAAGTCCTGAAAAAGCGATTTCCATTGAAAATAACTTAGGGGCAGACATTATTATGAGTTTGGACGAATGTCCTCCATTTGATGCTTCTTATGATTATATGAAGAATAGTATTAATCGTACGACCCGCTGGGCTGAACGGGGCTTAGCGGCCCACCAGCGTCCGGGAGACCAAGCCCTATTTGGAATTATCCAGGGGGGTGGCTATAAGGACTTAAGACTCCAGCATGCCCAGGATTTAATTAATCTCGATTTTCCGGGTTATTCTATTGGTGGTCTTTCAGTAGGGGAGTCTAAGGAAGAAATGTACGCAGTCCTTGACTACTTGACTCCAGTTATGCCTAGCCACAAACCCCGTTACCTGATGGGGGTGGGGAGCCCAGATGCTTTGATTGAAGGGGCTATTCGCGGGATAGATATGTTTGACTGTGTCCTTGCGACCCGGATCGCCCGTAATGGGACCTGTATGACTAGTCGAGGCCGTTTAGTAGTAAAGAACGCCACTTTTAAACGTGATTTTAGACCCTTAGATGAAGCTTGTTCCTGTTATACCTGTCAAAACTATAGTCGGGCCTACATCAGACACTTGATCCATACCAATGAGATCTTAGGGGCGCGTTTGACCAGTATTCATAACTTGCACTTCCTGACTGATCTCATGGCCAATGTCCGTCAAGCCATTCGTGAGGATAACTTACTTGAATTTAAGGCAGACTTTTTTGAACGTTATGGCTTAAACAAGAAAAATCCTAAGAATTTTTAG
- the yajC gene encoding preprotein translocase subunit YajC produces MVSILLYIVIIGAMMYFLMIRPAKKQQEQKKQMMDSLTVGDEVVMISGLHGVVSEIDETNNTVTIDVEGVFLVFERASVAQIKNHQAGTGQTPTEPEDIQADSNDDETVDVVTTDEDTILIKDEDEQ; encoded by the coding sequence ATGGTAAGTATTTTATTATATATTGTTATTATTGGTGCGATGATGTATTTCTTAATGATTCGTCCAGCCAAGAAGCAACAAGAACAAAAGAAGCAAATGATGGATAGCTTAACTGTTGGTGACGAAGTGGTGATGATTTCAGGTTTACACGGGGTAGTTTCTGAAATTGATGAAACGAATAACACCGTAACTATCGACGTTGAAGGTGTTTTCTTAGTTTTTGAACGCGCTAGTGTGGCTCAAATTAAAAACCATCAAGCGGGTACTGGCCAAACTCCGACTGAGCCAGAAGATATTCAAGCGGACAGTAATGATGATGAAACGGTTGATGTGGTGACTACCGATGAAGATACGATCCTAATCAAGGATGAGGATGAGCAATAA
- a CDS encoding post-transcriptional regulator yields the protein MKKTNNSLSKWQSLLIQPLCQKKAREFKRAGYPKISRHDVEKYFTDFAWKHQLPASYQERKQAIKQLSINQYFDYLQLEATVYDVPSLDHIDIQSLL from the coding sequence GTGAAGAAGACGAACAATAGCTTATCCAAATGGCAAAGTTTATTAATTCAGCCGCTTTGTCAAAAGAAGGCGCGTGAGTTTAAACGAGCGGGTTATCCAAAAATCAGTCGTCATGATGTCGAAAAATATTTTACTGACTTTGCTTGGAAACACCAATTGCCGGCTTCTTACCAGGAACGTAAGCAAGCCATTAAGCAACTGTCGATTAATCAATATTTTGATTACTTGCAATTGGAGGCCACGGTCTATGATGTTCCTTCATTAGACCACATCGATATCCAAAGTCTATTGTGA
- the dinB gene encoding DNA polymerase IV produces MRRIGVLEFREPKIDPSRKILHVDMDAFYASIEQRDHPHLRGKPVIIAQHPKENSGKGVVATASYEARKFGVHSAMSASEAYRLCPQAYFVKGNKDYYRKVGEDVRDIFREYTDIIEPLSIDEAFLDVTNNHYQLLYAMDVAERIQKDIYYKLGLTCSIGVSYNKFIAKLASDFHKPHGMTIITPKRALAFLEELPIEKFYGIGKRTSEKMHELNIYKGKDLKELSQEDCIKHFGKAGIVLYERVRGVDDRPVKARTSRKSNGTETTLYPFLYHDDQVNEVLRHLAQKVANSLQDKNIQGQTVTLKFRYGNFETTTRQRALKDPINSYDDIYFHAQDLWEQYGDVSQGVRLLGITLSDLLTVDFENIRLPLY; encoded by the coding sequence ATGCGTCGTATCGGTGTTTTAGAATTTAGGGAGCCCAAAATCGATCCTTCAAGAAAAATTCTTCACGTAGATATGGATGCCTTCTATGCTTCAATTGAACAACGTGACCATCCCCACCTACGGGGAAAACCGGTGATCATTGCCCAACATCCTAAAGAAAACAGTGGCAAGGGTGTAGTGGCAACGGCGAGCTATGAAGCGCGAAAATTTGGAGTGCATTCTGCCATGAGTGCTAGTGAGGCCTACCGTTTATGCCCCCAGGCTTACTTTGTTAAGGGCAATAAGGACTACTACCGCAAAGTCGGTGAAGACGTCCGCGATATCTTCCGTGAATATACTGATATTATTGAACCTCTCTCTATCGATGAAGCTTTTCTGGACGTGACTAACAATCACTACCAACTCCTTTACGCCATGGACGTGGCTGAACGGATTCAAAAGGATATCTATTATAAACTGGGGCTCACCTGTAGTATTGGAGTTTCTTATAATAAATTTATCGCTAAGCTAGCCTCTGACTTTCATAAACCGCATGGCATGACTATCATTACTCCCAAACGGGCGCTTGCTTTTTTAGAAGAACTCCCCATTGAAAAGTTTTACGGGATTGGTAAGCGTACCAGTGAAAAAATGCATGAGTTAAATATTTATAAGGGAAAAGATCTCAAAGAATTGTCTCAGGAAGATTGTATTAAACATTTCGGTAAGGCGGGGATTGTCCTCTATGAGCGGGTTAGGGGAGTGGATGACCGTCCCGTTAAAGCACGAACTAGTCGTAAGTCCAATGGCACGGAAACGACCCTCTATCCCTTTCTTTATCATGATGACCAAGTTAATGAAGTCTTAAGACATCTTGCCCAGAAGGTAGCTAATAGCCTGCAAGACAAAAATATTCAAGGACAAACAGTGACCTTGAAATTCCGCTATGGCAATTTTGAAACCACCACCCGCCAACGGGCCTTGAAGGATCCGATTAATTCTTATGATGATATTTATTTTCATGCCCAAGACTTGTGGGAACAGTATGGTGATGTTAGTCAGGGGGTTCGATTATTAGGCATTACCCTGAGTGATTTATTAACCGTGGATTTTGAAAATATCCGGCTACCCTTGTATTAG
- a CDS encoding DRTGG domain-containing protein, with protein sequence MTTKHEQVIQYIKDLPVDHSISVRSLARNLDVSQGTAYRGIKEAENRGLVQTIDRVGTVRVEEAESPKYQAMSVGEVVSLTNAKVFGGEEGLDYMIRDFIIGAMKVSSIVSYLKPNLLMITGNRDNVQELALSHDVPVIISGGFSPSQRMVDLANQRQIPLLGVSFDSYSTVKIINKVLVERAIQQNIVLVEDIYVPLDRVKFLFQDDKVSRYRQLNEESNHTRFPVLNHNYEVVGVIAAKDILDANADSPIVEVMTPSPLVAKLKMSVASITQLMLWDNLEMAPVVDDQGKLVGIMSRQDVLYTMQFNENAAYKDYRLEILLNDKLKRAASDRSELFYTFQSDGSFANHLGTLSESLLATLINVATCRYIKDAIGELAIIESMNYYYFAAVDCDKSIQIYPEMLYHSRQNCKISIKVYYQQLNIAQAIISVNLFRQ encoded by the coding sequence ATGACTACTAAGCATGAACAAGTAATTCAATATATCAAAGACCTCCCAGTTGACCATAGCATTTCGGTCAGGAGTCTAGCACGCAACCTGGACGTGTCCCAAGGGACCGCCTACCGGGGAATTAAGGAGGCGGAGAACCGCGGCCTCGTTCAAACCATAGACCGGGTAGGGACAGTCCGGGTTGAAGAGGCGGAAAGTCCTAAATACCAAGCTATGTCAGTAGGAGAAGTCGTCTCTTTGACCAATGCTAAGGTCTTTGGCGGTGAAGAGGGATTGGACTATATGATCCGTGACTTTATTATTGGAGCCATGAAGGTCTCTTCGATTGTTAGCTATTTGAAACCTAACCTACTCATGATCACGGGGAACCGGGACAATGTTCAAGAACTGGCCTTATCCCACGATGTTCCCGTTATCATTTCCGGGGGCTTTAGCCCGAGTCAAAGGATGGTCGACTTGGCTAACCAACGCCAAATTCCTTTGCTTGGCGTGAGCTTTGACTCCTATTCGACGGTTAAGATTATTAATAAGGTCCTGGTTGAGCGAGCAATTCAACAAAATATTGTCCTGGTCGAAGATATTTATGTCCCCTTAGACCGGGTCAAGTTCCTCTTTCAGGACGACAAGGTGAGCCGCTACCGGCAGTTGAATGAAGAGAGTAACCATACGCGTTTTCCTGTCCTCAATCATAACTATGAAGTGGTCGGGGTCATTGCAGCTAAGGATATTCTCGATGCTAATGCGGATTCCCCCATTGTTGAAGTCATGACCCCTTCGCCCTTGGTAGCTAAATTAAAAATGAGTGTGGCCAGTATCACCCAGCTCATGCTGTGGGATAATTTAGAAATGGCCCCTGTGGTCGATGACCAGGGCAAGTTAGTGGGGATTATGTCCCGGCAAGATGTCCTCTATACCATGCAGTTTAACGAAAACGCTGCTTACAAAGATTACCGCTTAGAGATTCTATTAAACGATAAGCTCAAACGTGCGGCCAGTGACCGGTCGGAATTATTTTATACCTTCCAAAGTGATGGGTCTTTTGCTAACCACCTGGGGACCCTATCGGAGAGTCTTCTAGCCACCTTGATCAATGTGGCAACTTGCCGGTATATAAAAGACGCTATCGGGGAGTTAGCTATTATTGAATCAATGAATTACTATTACTTTGCCGCTGTTGACTGCGACAAATCCATTCAAATCTACCCTGAAATGCTTTACCATAGTAGACAAAATTGTAAGATAAGTATTAAAGTCTACTACCAGCAATTAAATATTGCCCAAGCCATTATATCTGTCAACTTATTTAGACAGTAA
- a CDS encoding DHH family phosphoesterase — protein sequence MSDIIQAIKDYETIIIHRHVNPDPDALGSQMGLKAVLEATFPKKKIYAAGENEPSLANFGQMDEIPDDLYPEALVIINDTANTERIDDQRYQKAKMVIKVDHHPNHDSYGDINYVLPEASAASEIWADILLSHPETFTMTDQGAEYLFLGIVGDTGRFLYDNTSVKTMAIATELRKYDFPASERMQASLTESMGQARLKGYVLENFKLSEDGLVNAVFISQEVLKELGVTEAESHNIVQTPGSIQGVLAWVIFVEKADGSMRCRIRSKGPAINQVAEGHEGGGHAKASGANAYSKAECQEIVAELNEAAKNYLKEKGNEG from the coding sequence ATCAGTGATATTATTCAAGCCATTAAAGACTATGAAACCATAATTATCCACCGCCATGTCAACCCAGACCCCGATGCCCTGGGATCACAAATGGGACTCAAGGCTGTCTTAGAAGCTACTTTCCCAAAGAAAAAGATCTATGCGGCTGGGGAAAATGAACCTTCCCTGGCTAATTTTGGCCAAATGGATGAGATTCCTGATGACCTATACCCTGAAGCCTTAGTGATTATTAATGATACTGCTAACACCGAACGCATTGATGACCAACGATATCAGAAGGCAAAAATGGTGATTAAAGTTGACCACCATCCTAACCATGATTCTTATGGGGATATCAACTATGTCCTTCCAGAAGCTAGTGCAGCCAGTGAAATTTGGGCCGATATCCTCTTAAGTCATCCGGAGACCTTTACTATGACTGATCAAGGAGCAGAATATTTATTCTTAGGGATCGTCGGCGATACTGGACGTTTCCTATACGACAATACTTCCGTAAAAACGATGGCCATTGCCACCGAATTACGCAAATACGATTTCCCAGCTAGCGAACGCATGCAGGCTTCCTTAACCGAAAGTATGGGTCAAGCGCGCTTGAAAGGCTATGTCCTAGAAAACTTTAAATTAAGCGAAGATGGTTTGGTTAATGCGGTCTTTATTAGCCAAGAAGTCTTAAAGGAATTGGGAGTAACCGAGGCGGAATCCCATAATATTGTGCAAACACCGGGATCGATCCAAGGTGTCCTGGCCTGGGTAATCTTTGTTGAAAAAGCCGATGGATCCATGCGCTGCCGTATTCGCAGTAAGGGGCCTGCCATCAACCAAGTGGCTGAGGGCCATGAAGGGGGCGGACATGCCAAGGCATCAGGCGCCAATGCCTATTCCAAGGCAGAGTGCCAAGAAATTGTGGCAGAATTGAATGAAGCTGCTAAAAATTATTTAAAAGAAAAGGGCAATGAAGGCTAA
- the zwf gene encoding glucose-6-phosphate dehydrogenase, with protein MDQQVSGIIVLFGASGDLAQRKLYPSLFHLYQQGWLSQRFALIGTSRRPWTDEHYHEIIVESIINYTKDESLRAVAGEFAQHFYYISNDASQTEDYILLKDKMLDLQKQYQTDKNFLYYLSIAPSLFEITSHHLKKTGIIDIPGNHRVILEKPFGVDLASAQSLNQALNISFAESDIYRIDHYVGKESVLNIWATRQYNPFFEAIWNHNYIDHFQVTLSEDLPVGSRGGYYDQTGALLDMFQNHILQVISFVGMDLPNSQDDLHPKKEAFLREIPSFDLESVQTNIVRGQYGQAKDGSEPAYRDLEGVSEDSSTETFVAGKFRINNDRWQGTPFYFRTGKALSSGKYTTVEAVLKDNLSTCDSPNRMTFVITPEYGLEVSMNQKAFKGGFKPQTMRMLPDKEILESRVASESYEILIYYAFLGNQMLFTTWEELKEQWRIADSIKDAWLQLDPPAFPNYPAMTKGPEAAKDLIESDGRRWINPQY; from the coding sequence ATGGACCAACAAGTTTCGGGAATCATTGTTCTCTTCGGGGCATCCGGTGACCTTGCCCAACGGAAATTATATCCCTCTTTATTTCACCTCTACCAACAAGGCTGGCTCAGCCAGCGTTTTGCCTTGATCGGCACTTCTCGCCGCCCTTGGACAGATGAACACTATCATGAGATCATCGTTGAATCAATTATTAACTATACCAAGGATGAGAGTTTGAGAGCAGTAGCTGGTGAATTTGCCCAGCATTTTTATTATATCTCAAATGATGCTTCACAAACAGAGGATTATATCCTACTCAAGGACAAAATGCTAGACCTGCAAAAGCAATATCAAACTGATAAGAACTTTCTTTATTACTTATCCATTGCCCCTAGTCTCTTTGAAATCACCTCTCACCACTTAAAGAAAACCGGGATTATCGATATTCCAGGTAACCACCGGGTTATTTTAGAAAAACCTTTTGGTGTTGACCTGGCTTCTGCCCAATCACTTAATCAGGCCCTTAATATCTCCTTTGCAGAAAGCGATATTTATCGTATTGACCACTATGTTGGCAAGGAAAGTGTCCTAAATATTTGGGCAACCCGGCAGTATAATCCCTTTTTCGAAGCCATCTGGAACCACAACTATATTGACCACTTCCAAGTCACCCTGTCAGAAGATTTACCAGTGGGGAGTCGGGGGGGCTATTATGACCAAACTGGAGCCCTCTTAGATATGTTCCAAAACCATATCCTACAAGTGATCTCCTTTGTAGGCATGGACTTACCTAACTCTCAAGACGACCTCCATCCTAAGAAAGAAGCCTTTTTAAGAGAAATTCCTTCTTTTGACCTTGAAAGTGTCCAAACTAATATTGTCCGGGGCCAATATGGTCAAGCAAAAGATGGGAGTGAGCCGGCCTATCGCGACCTGGAAGGGGTTAGTGAAGACAGTAGTACCGAAACCTTTGTCGCTGGTAAGTTCCGTATCAACAATGACCGTTGGCAGGGAACACCCTTTTATTTCCGAACAGGTAAGGCACTCAGCAGCGGAAAATATACCACAGTTGAAGCGGTCCTCAAGGATAACTTGTCGACCTGCGATTCTCCTAACCGGATGACCTTTGTGATTACCCCTGAATACGGCTTAGAAGTCTCCATGAATCAAAAAGCCTTTAAAGGGGGCTTTAAACCGCAAACCATGCGCATGCTGCCTGATAAGGAAATCCTCGAATCACGGGTGGCCAGTGAATCCTACGAAATTCTCATCTACTACGCCTTCCTTGGTAATCAGATGCTATTTACGACTTGGGAGGAGCTCAAAGAACAATGGCGGATCGCCGACTCCATTAAGGATGCCTGGTTACAACTCGATCCCCCAGCCTTCCCTAACTATCCCGCCATGACCAAGGGCCCCGAAGCCGCAAAAGACCTGATCGAAAGCGACGGCCGCCGCTGGATCAACCCACAATACTAA
- a CDS encoding DEAD/DEAH box helicase translates to MSFKEYQFQPFIEAALEKLAFKEPTPIQKKVIPVIQAGKSLVAQSQTGSGKSHAFLLPLIDQLKPANYTQLVITAPSRELADQLYQTAQQLVSESDVDFHIERAYGGTDTKRQKERLENQDPQVVIGTPGRLLDLVTEGSINVHKVEHFVVDEADMTLDMGFLHTVDQIASRMPDDLKIYVFSATIPEKLRPFLRKYLEHPEWIQVANEKLISPTITNILLPLRGRSKDDLLKQALTMGEPYLVLIFANTIEEVDQLYLKLKQWGLSVAKLHGDLDSRERRRVMRQIQHLDYQYVVATDLAARGIDIEGVSHVVNYDIPKELEFFIHRVGRTGRQGMKGIALTFYHPDQEKAIGWLEDRGIHFEVKDIKNGQWVEVKDHKERQLRKGRHQEEADHVIRGMINRNKKRKVKPGYKKKLDRQIKSYKRDKYNKKQRQVARQKRKQNKENNR, encoded by the coding sequence ATGTCATTTAAAGAATACCAGTTCCAGCCTTTTATTGAGGCGGCCTTAGAGAAATTAGCCTTTAAAGAACCTACCCCGATTCAAAAGAAAGTCATTCCCGTTATTCAAGCAGGAAAAAGCCTAGTTGCCCAAAGTCAAACAGGATCAGGCAAGTCCCATGCCTTCTTGCTTCCCTTAATCGACCAATTAAAACCGGCTAATTATACCCAATTAGTCATTACAGCACCGAGCCGGGAATTAGCCGACCAATTGTATCAAACCGCCCAACAGCTGGTTAGTGAAAGTGATGTAGATTTTCATATTGAAAGAGCCTATGGGGGGACTGACACCAAGCGGCAAAAAGAACGCCTAGAAAACCAAGATCCCCAAGTGGTGATTGGAACTCCCGGTCGCTTATTAGACCTAGTGACTGAGGGATCGATCAATGTCCATAAAGTGGAACACTTTGTGGTGGATGAGGCTGATATGACTTTGGATATGGGCTTTTTGCATACGGTGGACCAAATCGCCAGTCGGATGCCAGATGATTTGAAGATTTACGTCTTTTCCGCCACCATCCCGGAGAAATTACGTCCCTTCCTTAGAAAGTACTTGGAACATCCGGAATGGATCCAAGTGGCCAACGAAAAGCTGATTTCTCCAACCATTACCAATATCTTACTCCCCTTAAGAGGGCGGTCCAAAGATGATCTGCTCAAGCAAGCCTTAACCATGGGTGAACCTTACTTGGTTCTTATCTTTGCTAATACCATCGAGGAAGTGGACCAACTCTATTTAAAACTCAAGCAATGGGGGCTATCGGTAGCTAAGTTGCACGGTGACCTGGATAGTCGCGAACGGCGGCGGGTCATGCGTCAAATCCAACACCTTGATTATCAATATGTGGTGGCTACGGATTTAGCTGCCCGTGGGATTGATATTGAAGGAGTTTCCCATGTGGTTAACTATGATATTCCTAAAGAGTTAGAATTCTTTATCCACCGGGTAGGCCGTACGGGACGGCAAGGAATGAAGGGCATTGCCTTGACCTTCTACCATCCTGACCAAGAAAAAGCGATTGGCTGGTTAGAAGATCGTGGGATCCACTTTGAGGTGAAAGACATTAAAAACGGTCAATGGGTTGAAGTTAAAGACCATAAGGAACGGCAGTTAAGAAAAGGCCGCCACCAAGAGGAAGCTGACCATGTCATTAGGGGAATGATAAACCGCAATAAGAAGAGAAAAGTTAAACCCGGTTATAAGAAAAAACTTGACCGTCAAATTAAATCTTATAAACGAGATAAATATAATAAAAAACAAAGGCAAGTCGCTCGACAAAAACGCAAGCAAAATAAAGAAAACAACCGTTAA